One Sphingobacteruim zhuxiongii DNA window includes the following coding sequences:
- a CDS encoding glycosyltransferase family 2 protein, whose product MCVVYVVLVLYMRAGWTRLPVIKPSQAAIQHKVSVIIAARNEEQNIGRTLDCLMAQDFPKELLEIIVVDDHSTDRTSEIINTYANRGVRLISLEAGDKLNSYKKYAINKAIDLSTGEIIVTTDADCRMGPQWLRTIIHFMEANDLYMVSSPVSYHEEKSYFENLQTLEFLYLIGLGAAGIGNGNPTTCNGANLAYRKSVFYEMGGFKGIDELASGDDELLLHKVAEQYASRIGFCKAKESIVYTDAKENLSSFLNQRRRWASKSTKYKDKRVVALGVSIWLFNFALLVNILCFCWADAEAERLIFLSILLKIAVEFVFLYPVLSFAGRKSLIFNLPLLSILHSVYLVYIGVLGNIGKYDWKGRSVN is encoded by the coding sequence ATGTGCGTAGTGTATGTGGTTCTCGTGCTTTATATGCGCGCAGGTTGGACACGCCTACCCGTAATCAAACCTAGTCAAGCCGCAATACAGCACAAGGTCAGTGTCATCATTGCAGCGAGAAATGAAGAGCAGAACATTGGTAGAACCTTAGATTGCCTAATGGCGCAAGATTTTCCGAAAGAGCTTTTAGAAATAATTGTTGTGGATGATCATTCTACTGATCGAACGAGTGAAATTATTAATACTTATGCAAATCGTGGCGTTCGGTTAATTAGTCTAGAGGCTGGAGATAAGCTAAATTCTTATAAAAAATATGCGATCAATAAAGCGATTGATTTATCAACCGGAGAGATTATAGTCACGACGGATGCCGATTGCCGCATGGGTCCACAATGGTTAAGAACAATTATCCATTTTATGGAGGCTAATGATCTTTACATGGTTTCTAGTCCGGTGAGTTATCACGAAGAAAAATCATATTTTGAGAACCTGCAAACGCTTGAGTTTTTGTACCTCATTGGTCTAGGGGCAGCAGGTATTGGAAATGGAAATCCTACGACTTGTAATGGTGCAAATTTAGCCTACAGAAAGTCCGTTTTCTACGAAATGGGTGGTTTTAAAGGTATTGACGAACTTGCATCGGGAGATGATGAGTTATTATTACATAAGGTTGCCGAGCAATATGCTAGTCGAATTGGATTCTGTAAAGCTAAAGAATCTATTGTATATACAGATGCCAAAGAGAACCTATCCTCTTTTTTAAACCAACGTCGCCGATGGGCATCCAAGAGCACAAAGTATAAAGACAAACGTGTGGTGGCTTTGGGTGTTTCGATATGGCTGTTTAATTTTGCTTTGTTGGTTAACATCCTCTGCTTTTGTTGGGCCGATGCAGAAGCCGAGCGATTAATTTTCCTTTCTATATTGTTGAAAATCGCAGTTGAATTTGTTTTCCTCTATCCGGTTCTTTCGTTCGCCGGGCGTAAATCATTGATATTTAATCTTCCATTGCTTAGCATACTACATTCGGTATACTTAGTTTATATTGGGGTATTGGGAAATATCGGAAAATACGATTGGAAGGGTCGCTCTGTAAATTAA
- a CDS encoding DUF2089 family protein — protein MKFPIHCPACDAEMSVVKLCCSSCETEVSGHFKFPTLMRLESEEQEFVIQFLMNSGSLKEMANKMGKSYPTVRNKLDELIAKMKTL, from the coding sequence ATGAAATTTCCAATTCACTGTCCGGCATGTGATGCTGAGATGTCTGTTGTTAAACTTTGCTGTTCGTCTTGCGAAACGGAGGTTTCTGGTCATTTCAAGTTTCCAACTTTGATGCGATTAGAATCCGAGGAGCAGGAGTTCGTTATTCAATTTCTTATGAACTCTGGAAGTTTAAAAGAAATGGCCAATAAAATGGGGAAGAGCTACCCCACCGTACGGAATAAGCTGGATGAGCTTATTGCAAAAATGAAAACCTTATAA
- a CDS encoding lysophospholipid acyltransferase family protein, whose translation MRKLLGFILTPIFYFCFALSLIIFHPIQWLCLKLGGYNAHKKSVDILNGLLVACNYTLFNRTHFIDNKNIPTGKPIVFVANHQSTFDIPPLIYFLRRFHGKFISKLELMTAHIPSISFNLKYGGAANIDRKDPKQSIAEILKLANNMKQNNWSAFIFPEGTRTKTGKMKAFSVGGIATLLKKNPEALVVPIVINGSYKMVQWGAFPLRPFTSMSWEVLDPIDTSGLNVEEIVKKAEDLIRAKVIEEKP comes from the coding sequence ATGAGAAAACTATTAGGGTTTATCCTGACACCTATATTCTATTTTTGCTTCGCTTTATCGCTTATCATATTCCATCCTATACAGTGGTTGTGTCTAAAATTAGGAGGCTATAATGCACATAAGAAAAGTGTAGATATACTAAACGGCTTACTGGTTGCTTGCAACTATACACTGTTTAACAGAACTCATTTTATCGACAACAAGAATATCCCTACAGGTAAGCCAATCGTATTTGTTGCTAATCATCAGAGCACCTTTGATATTCCTCCATTAATCTACTTTCTGAGAAGATTTCACGGAAAATTCATTTCGAAATTGGAATTAATGACTGCGCATATCCCAAGTATTTCTTTCAATTTAAAATATGGTGGAGCGGCGAATATCGACCGAAAAGATCCTAAACAATCTATTGCAGAAATCTTAAAATTGGCCAACAATATGAAACAAAATAATTGGTCAGCATTTATATTTCCCGAAGGTACGAGAACGAAGACGGGAAAGATGAAGGCCTTTTCAGTTGGTGGAATAGCGACGCTCTTAAAGAAAAACCCAGAGGCTTTGGTGGTTCCTATCGTCATTAATGGATCCTACAAAATGGTGCAATGGGGCGCCTTCCCATTACGTCCTTTCACATCGATGTCTTGGGAAGTCTTAGATCCGATCGATACAAGCGGCTTAAATGTCGAGGAAATCGTCAAGAAAGCAGAGGACCTAATTCGTGCTAAAGTAATCGAAGAAAAGCCCTAA
- the ruvC gene encoding crossover junction endodeoxyribonuclease RuvC — protein sequence MQKEKAKERIILGIDPGTVILGYGIVKEVNKKITLLTMGVIKMGHLDDHALKLQRIFKKVSALIEEYHPDCVALESPFYGKNIQVMLKLGRAQGVAMAAALNADIPISEYAPRKIKQSVTGNGNASKEQVAAMLQTLLSFKETPEFLDATDGLAVAVCHAFQQNLSGEKQSYSGWEAFVKDNQKRVR from the coding sequence ATGCAGAAGGAAAAAGCAAAGGAGCGAATTATTCTAGGAATTGACCCTGGTACAGTAATTCTAGGGTATGGAATAGTGAAAGAAGTGAATAAAAAAATAACCTTGCTAACGATGGGCGTCATTAAAATGGGACATCTAGATGACCATGCATTAAAACTGCAACGAATATTTAAGAAAGTTTCAGCACTCATAGAAGAGTACCATCCTGACTGCGTTGCCTTAGAATCACCATTCTATGGTAAAAACATACAAGTAATGTTAAAATTAGGTCGAGCGCAAGGTGTAGCCATGGCCGCAGCTTTAAATGCCGACATTCCTATTTCAGAATATGCTCCTAGGAAGATAAAACAATCGGTTACCGGTAACGGTAATGCGAGTAAAGAGCAAGTTGCCGCAATGTTGCAAACCTTATTGAGTTTTAAAGAAACCCCGGAATTTTTAGACGCTACTGACGGCTTAGCGGTTGCCGTCTGCCACGCATTTCAACAAAACTTATCAGGAGAAAAGCAATCCTATAGTGGATGGGAAGCGTTTGTGAAAGATAATCAGAAGCGGGTCCGTTAA